From Halanaerobium saccharolyticum subsp. saccharolyticum DSM 6643:
TTTTATTGATAAAATATTAAATTTAAAGCAGGAGTCTGGACTTTTATGTTTAAATATAAATATAGAAATAAATATAAATATTTACATATATTATTTTCAGTCTGAAAACAAAGGCACAATAATTGAAAGATTATTACGCAAAGATCTGAGTCTAAGGATTTAATCTATGACTGTCAGATTTGCCTCAGGTATAGAAGCCAAAGTGAGAACAAGAGTAGTGATAGCATCTTATACAGGAGGGATAAATATGGGGATTTTTAACTTTTTAAAGAGAAATGAGAATCAAAATATTAAATTTTTTGAGGAAAATAATCTGGAATCTTGGTGGAATCACAGCTTTAATGACAGAGAAAAAAAGAGAATTATTTCTGAAAGCTCAAATTTACTTAATAATTTAAATTCAGACAAAACAGCTGCCAGAACCTTATATCTGCTTGCAGGAAATGTTATTACAAGATTTAATAATAATCCTGATCTAATAATACGTTTACTTAAAAAAGCAGCAGAACTTTCAAAAGAGCCAAAGGAGCGCTTTGAAATATATTCTCAATTGATTAAAATGCTGCAGGAAGATGAGCAAAATGAAGAAGCTATTAAGTTAATTAGAGAGGCTGAAGCTCAAAATTGGGCGGGTAACTGGCAAGAACTTAAAAATTAGATGCTTTAATTTAAATTTTTAAAATACATATAGCCTTAAAATAAATATCAATAAATATCAAAAAGCTTAGATTTCTCTTTGAAAGAGATTTCTAAGCTTTTCTTTTTGCTTAACTTGCCAGCCAGCCCCCATCAACAGGAATCAAAGCCCCATGCATATAATCAGAAGCCTCAGCTGCTAAGAAAATAGCTGCACCTTTTAAATCATCATTCTGTCCCCAGCGTCCAGCAGGTATTCTGCTTAAAATGGCTGAACTTCTTTCTTTATCCTTTCTAAGTGGGGCAGTGTTATTTGTAGCAATATAACCAGGTGCAATTGCATTAACATTTATCCCTTTTGCAGCTAATTCATTACAAAAAGATTTAGTAATTCCAGCTACAGCATGCTTACTCGCTGTATAAGACGGGACAAACTTACCTCCCTGATAAGAAAGCATTGAAGCAGTATTTATAACCTTCCCCTGAACATTATTATCTACAAAATAATTAGCAACTTTTTGAGTTAATAAAAATAAACTTCTTAAATTAACTTTCATTACAGAATCCCAATCTTCGACTGTAAAATCTAAAATAGGATTGCGTCTTATCATTCCTGCATTATTAACAAGTATATCTATTTTCCCATATTCAGCCAGTGTTTCTTCGACTATTTTATCTAAATTATCTTCTTTCATTAAATCTGCCTGAATTGCTAAAAATTTTCGCCCTGTTTTACTTTCGATAGCTTCTTTTACCTCATCTAAATCACTGCGGGCTACTCCCGCTATATCAGCTCCAGCTTCTGCTAAGCCTTCTGCAATTGCATAACCAATCCCAACAGGGCTTGAACAACCTGTGACAATAGCGACTTTACCTTCTAAATTAAATAAATCCATAATATCTCTCCTTAAAAACCTTTCTTTACTTTAAAAATTCTTTGGAATTAATTTTTGTTTTTATTTTAAATCTGCCATTGCTACATGATCCATATCAGAAAAAGTCTGATTTTCTCCAACCATACCCCAAATAAATGTATAATTACCGGTTCCTACACCAGAATGGATTGAATAACTGGGACTAATTACAGCTTCTTCATTTCTGACTACTAAATGTCTGGTTTCATCTGGTTCGCCTGTTAAATGCCAGACTACATTATCGTCTTCAATATCAAAGTAAAAATACACTTCCATTCTGCGATCATGAGTATGACAGGGCATAGTATTCCAAACATTTTGTGGTTCTAAAAGTGTCATTCCCATTAATAGCTGACAGGTATCAAGCACATCTGGATGTAAGTATTTATAAATAGTTCTTTTATTTGAATTTTCTTCAGCACCAGCTTCTTGTGGCTTAGCATCTTTAATATTTATTTTTTTATTAGGATATTTTTTATGGGCAGGAGCACTATTTAAATAAAACTTAGCTGGTTTTTTTGAATCTGCACTGCTGAAAACAATCTCTTTATTTCCCATTCCAACATAAATTCCATCTCTTGAATTAAGATCATATTTTTCTCCATCAACTTCAATAGTTCCAGCTCCGCCAATATTAATTACTCCCATTTCTCTTCTGGCCAGAAAATATTCTGCTCCAATTTCTTTGCCAGCTTCTAACTTTAATTTTTTACTAACAGGTTTTATTCCCCCGGTAATAATTCGGTCTATGTGACTGTAAACCAATTTTATCTCATCTTTTTGAAAAAGACCTTGAACTAAGAATTCTTTTCTCATTTTTTCAGTTGTATAATGTTTTGCGTCTTCTGGATGTACACCATTTCTAATTTCCATAATAAATTTCATCCCTTTCTAATTGATAAGTAATAATCTGATCTGTTCAGCTTAAAGATATTTTTATTAACTATTGACTTAATAGTTAAAAGAACATAGATGGTATCCACAATGAAACTTGTGGGAAAAACGTAACAAGAATTAAAACTAAAACATTACAGGCTAAAAAAGGTAAGGTTTCCTTGGCAATTTCCATTATTGACATATCAGAAAGTTTGGCTGCCGCGTTTAAGCACATCCCAATCGGCGGAGTAGCGAGTCCAATTCCCAGTCCAACTATTAAAATTGCTCCCAGCTGTAATAAGTCCATGCCTAAGGTCTCCATTACTGGTACTAATATTGGTCCTAATAATAAGAGAGCTGGACTAACATCGATAAACATTCCTACCAGCAAAATTAAAATATCTAAAAAAACTAAAATCCAAAAATAACTAATATTAAGTGATAAAATAAAATTCCCAATATTATCTGGTATTCTTTCAAAAGCCAAAATCCAAATAAAAATATAAGCAAATGCAATAATAACCATAATAGTACTTGAAGTTAAAAGTGTTTCTTTTGCAACTTCAGCAAATTGACTCAACTTCAATTTTTTATAAACCAAAAAACCTATAATTACTGCATATAATACTGCCACCCCTGCTGATTCAGTTGCAGTAGCTACTCCTAACGAAACAGATAGCACAATAAATACCGGCATCGAAATAGATAATATTCCATCAACTGATCTTTTCAGCATTTCTTTTATTTCAAATTTACCTTCTTCAATTGGATAATTATTTCGACGAGATATTATATGAACTAAAAATAACTGGGTGGTACCAATTAAAAGTCCTGGAATTAAACCAGCTAAAAATAAAGCACCAACTGATTCATTAGATATAGTTGAATAAATTATCATGGGAATACTTGGCGGAATAATCATTCCTACAGTTGAAGATCCAACAGTAACTCCAGTTGCAAATGCTTTACTGTAGCCCCTATTTTCCATTTCTGGTATCAATACTGAGCCTAAAGCTGATGTATCAGAGACTGACGATCCCGATATACCACCAAAAATCATGCTGGCAATTACATTAACTTCTCCAAGACCACCTTTAAATGGTTTAACAAGATAAGAACAAAAATCTATAATTTTTCTGGTTATACCACTTAAATTCATTAACATTCCCGCCATACAAAATAAGGGAAGGGCTACCATAACTGAACTATTTGCCCCTGCCCAAATTCTTTGCGGCATCATAATTAAAAAATCTGGGTTTAAAATAAAGTAAGCCATACTTGAGAGACCAAGTGAGAAACTTATAGGAAGCCCAAGTAAAATAAATATAAATAATGATAAAATCAATGCTGTAACTGCCATTTAATTCACTCCTGAAGTCTAATGTCTTTTATTTTTTGTATAATATCTCCAAATATATAGATTAATAAGAAAAATGAACTAACAGGTAAAATTGCATAAAAGTAACTCATCGGTATTCTCATTCCTGGATTAACAACATTTCCAACTCTTTTAATCCACCTGATGCTGACATTAATAATTTGCCAGTTAAGATAAAAAATTAATATATCAAAAACAATATTAAATATAATTTTTAATTTAGGAGGGAACCTGCTGTACAGTATATCTATAGACAGATGTTCATCGCGCTTAAATGCAACTACTGAGCCAAAAAAAGTGGTGAATATAAACATTAATACTATTAATTCCTGAAACCAAACATAAGAAATTCCAAATAAATATCTCAAAGCAACTGACATAATAACCATTAGCCCTATTAAGATTATAACTGCAGTCAATAATTTCATTAGTACTTGATCTAGAATATCAATAATTTTATCCATCTAGTCACCTTCTTGAGAAAGGGCCAGCTTTTAACCAGCCCCCCTAATTTTTAGTTAGATGCTGCTTCTCTAATTTCATCAATTTCTGCCTGACTAAAGAAACCCTGCTCAATATAATAATCATATACTGATTGTGATGCATCAATAAACATTTGTCGCTGTTCATCAGTTAAATAATTAACTTCCATTTCTTTTTGAAGTACTGCTAAAGAATCTTCAGTTCCTTCTCGATTTAGCTCATCATTATAAATCATCATCTTATCTGCACATTTTTCTAAAGTAACCTGGAGCTCAGAATCTAAAGAATTATACCAATCTAAACTTGTATATAATGGACTTGGGTGAAACTGATAATTTACTATTGTTAAGTATTTTTGTACTTCATATAACTTTTTATCTACCATATTTGTAAATGGATTTTCTTGTCCATCTGCAACTCCTGTTTTTAAAGCCATATATAATTCAGCATATGGTACTGAAACAGGATTTCCACCAATAGCTTCTATTGTTTTAATAATACTATCAATAGGTGGAGTTCTCATTTTCAATCCCTGCATATCGGCAGGAGTCTCTATTGCTCTTTCGTTGTTGCTGAAGTTTCTCAATCCACCTGCAACACCGGTTGCTAAAATCTTTATGTCATTAGCTTCAGCTGCAGAAGCAATTTTATCACCAATTGGTCCCCGAATTATATCATGAACTGCACTGATATCTTCAAATAAAAATGGCATAGTGTAAATCAGAAGTTTTGGCGAAGCTGCTTCAAATTGGCCACCTAATGTTGCCTGAATTGCTCCCATTTTAACACTTTCCAGCATTTCTGCTTCTGTTCCTAACTGATTTGAAGGATATATTTTCACTTCTACTCTGCCATCAGTTTCTCTTTCAACTATCAATTTAAAATATACACATGCTTTATGACGAGGAGTTTTAACTGATTGACTGTGTCCAATTTTCATTTCATAATCTGCTGCAAAAATACTACCACTTAAAATAAGACTAACTAGTAAAATCATCACTAAAATAGAACTAATTTGACATTTTTTCATTTTTTCCCCCTTTTTTGATTAAAACAACCCAACAAAATTATATATCCCTCCTTAGACAAAAAATTATAAATCAAAAAATTTTAAATAAATTCAAGATTATTTTTAAAATCAATATTCAAAATATTTAAAACAAAGATTATTTCATATATATGAATAAAGTTTCATTGGATTTGCTAAAAAAAATATTTTTTTTAACTTAGCTGGTATCCTAATTTAAATGAAATGTTTAATGATTCATGATGAATAGCATTTAAATTTTTCTCCTTATTTTTTTTAACTCGTTCTGTATCTCCAGTTATTCCAAGAGCAGCTATAACCTCTTTGTCTGCATTGTAAATTGGCATTGCCAGACAGGTAGTACCCCTAAAAACTTCTTCTCGATCAACTGCATATCCTTTTTCTCTAATTTCTTCTAATTCTTTTTCTAATTGCTTAGAATCAGTAATAGTATTCATATTAAAAGCTTTTAATTCTATTTTCTCCAACAACTCTTTTCTTTTCTCTTCTGGCTGAAATGCTAGCAAAATTTTCCCAGCTGCTGGTGCATGTAAGGGTAAGCTTAAACCTACAGTTCCTCTAGTCTTAGTATTTTTAGGCGCCTCGATAATCTCTAAAAAATATAAGTTTTCTTCAAAAATAATTCCTAATTGTGAAGTTTCTCCTGTTTCAGCAGTCAATTCTCTCATATAAGGCATCGAAATATTTCTTAATTCTCTGATATAGTCAACTTTATTGCCCAATTGAAATAATTTAAAGCCAAGGGTGTATCTTTTAGATGACTGATCTCTTTCAATCAGCTGGTTACTTTCTAAAGTTTTTAAAATATTATAGGCTGTCCCATTAGGTATTTTTAAATCTTTAGCGATATCTGACATATTTTTTTCAACTTGAGAATCGGCTAAATATTCAAGAACTTTAATTGCTCGATCTAAAGTAGTTTCTCTTTTATTGGTTGAATTAGCTATAATAATCACCTCTTTGAAACTTTTTTCATATATATAAAACTTATTTCACAATTATATTATACAAAGTTGATTTCTATTTGTCAAGTAATTTGAAAATTATTTTAATTTTTTACCCATTGCGCAACTAAATAAAAAACAGCTCTCAACTAAGAAAGCTGCAATTTAAATCAATTATTATCTTTTATAAATAGTTTTTTTTAAATTCTATAGTTTTTTAGTTGAATTTCTTAATACAAATTCAGTATCAATTATTTCAGCTTCAACTTTTTTTTCAGGGTTATTAATCATTTCTAAAACCATATTAGCGGCCTCAATTCCCATTTCATCTTTTTGCTGACGAATTGTAGTTAAGGCTGGATTTAAGTACTGGCTGATTTCTATATCATCAAAACCGACAATAGAAAAATCATCAGGAACATTTAACCCTGCTTCCTTAATTGTCTGCATGGCCCCAACTGCTATTTCATCACCCATACAGAAAATTGCCGTTGGCCGATCTTCTAATTTTAAAATTTTCTCCATTGCTTTAACCCCGCCATCAACACTAAATCGACCCTGAATAATCCATTCGTCTTTAATTTCTAA
This genomic window contains:
- the kduD gene encoding 2-dehydro-3-deoxy-D-gluconate 5-dehydrogenase KduD — encoded protein: MDLFNLEGKVAIVTGCSSPVGIGYAIAEGLAEAGADIAGVARSDLDEVKEAIESKTGRKFLAIQADLMKEDNLDKIVEETLAEYGKIDILVNNAGMIRRNPILDFTVEDWDSVMKVNLRSLFLLTQKVANYFVDNNVQGKVINTASMLSYQGGKFVPSYTASKHAVAGITKSFCNELAAKGINVNAIAPGYIATNNTAPLRKDKERSSAILSRIPAGRWGQNDDLKGAAIFLAAEASDYMHGALIPVDGGWLAS
- the kduI gene encoding 5-dehydro-4-deoxy-D-glucuronate isomerase is translated as MEIRNGVHPEDAKHYTTEKMRKEFLVQGLFQKDEIKLVYSHIDRIITGGIKPVSKKLKLEAGKEIGAEYFLARREMGVINIGGAGTIEVDGEKYDLNSRDGIYVGMGNKEIVFSSADSKKPAKFYLNSAPAHKKYPNKKINIKDAKPQEAGAEENSNKRTIYKYLHPDVLDTCQLLMGMTLLEPQNVWNTMPCHTHDRRMEVYFYFDIEDDNVVWHLTGEPDETRHLVVRNEEAVISPSYSIHSGVGTGNYTFIWGMVGENQTFSDMDHVAMADLK
- a CDS encoding TRAP transporter large permease codes for the protein MAVTALILSLFIFILLGLPISFSLGLSSMAYFILNPDFLIMMPQRIWAGANSSVMVALPLFCMAGMLMNLSGITRKIIDFCSYLVKPFKGGLGEVNVIASMIFGGISGSSVSDTSALGSVLIPEMENRGYSKAFATGVTVGSSTVGMIIPPSIPMIIYSTISNESVGALFLAGLIPGLLIGTTQLFLVHIISRRNNYPIEEGKFEIKEMLKRSVDGILSISMPVFIVLSVSLGVATATESAGVAVLYAVIIGFLVYKKLKLSQFAEVAKETLLTSSTIMVIIAFAYIFIWILAFERIPDNIGNFILSLNISYFWILVFLDILILLVGMFIDVSPALLLLGPILVPVMETLGMDLLQLGAILIVGLGIGLATPPIGMCLNAAAKLSDMSIMEIAKETLPFLACNVLVLILVTFFPQVSLWIPSMFF
- a CDS encoding TRAP transporter small permease — protein: MDKIIDILDQVLMKLLTAVIILIGLMVIMSVALRYLFGISYVWFQELIVLMFIFTTFFGSVVAFKRDEHLSIDILYSRFPPKLKIIFNIVFDILIFYLNWQIINVSIRWIKRVGNVVNPGMRIPMSYFYAILPVSSFFLLIYIFGDIIQKIKDIRLQE
- a CDS encoding TRAP transporter substrate-binding protein, whose amino-acid sequence is MKKCQISSILVMILLVSLILSGSIFAADYEMKIGHSQSVKTPRHKACVYFKLIVERETDGRVEVKIYPSNQLGTEAEMLESVKMGAIQATLGGQFEAASPKLLIYTMPFLFEDISAVHDIIRGPIGDKIASAAEANDIKILATGVAGGLRNFSNNERAIETPADMQGLKMRTPPIDSIIKTIEAIGGNPVSVPYAELYMALKTGVADGQENPFTNMVDKKLYEVQKYLTIVNYQFHPSPLYTSLDWYNSLDSELQVTLEKCADKMMIYNDELNREGTEDSLAVLQKEMEVNYLTDEQRQMFIDASQSVYDYYIEQGFFSQAEIDEIREAASN
- a CDS encoding IclR family transcriptional regulator, producing the protein MIIIANSTNKRETTLDRAIKVLEYLADSQVEKNMSDIAKDLKIPNGTAYNILKTLESNQLIERDQSSKRYTLGFKLFQLGNKVDYIRELRNISMPYMRELTAETGETSQLGIIFEENLYFLEIIEAPKNTKTRGTVGLSLPLHAPAAGKILLAFQPEEKRKELLEKIELKAFNMNTITDSKQLEKELEEIREKGYAVDREEVFRGTTCLAMPIYNADKEVIAALGITGDTERVKKNKEKNLNAIHHESLNISFKLGYQLS